A single window of Arcobacter venerupis DNA harbors:
- a CDS encoding response regulator, protein MSKNEFKNIKILFVEDEENIRVNAISYLKRLFDEVYEAKDAFEAFEIIESEKPHIIITDINMPKLNGLEMIKKIREKNNHTNIVVLSAYTQTSYLLEAIELGLVKYLIKPIRHETIYPVLSQCVKKIRNDNKTNMKYFSKSCYFDFLNKKLIKDEEEVKLTNKELDLLCLLCECNNQTVTYETIQAIVWNDSFMSEDAIRSVARNLRKKLPVKCLENLSKIGYKIVTID, encoded by the coding sequence ATGAGTAAAAATGAATTTAAAAATATAAAAATCTTATTTGTTGAAGATGAAGAAAATATAAGAGTAAATGCAATATCTTATTTAAAAAGATTATTTGATGAGGTTTATGAAGCAAAAGATGCTTTTGAGGCTTTTGAAATAATTGAGTCAGAAAAACCTCACATAATAATTACAGATATAAATATGCCAAAATTAAATGGTTTAGAAATGATTAAAAAAATTAGAGAAAAAAACAATCATACAAATATTGTGGTTCTTAGCGCTTATACCCAAACAAGTTATTTACTTGAAGCTATTGAGTTAGGACTTGTAAAATATTTGATAAAACCAATTCGTCATGAAACTATATATCCTGTATTAAGTCAATGTGTAAAAAAAATTAGAAATGACAATAAAACTAATATGAAATATTTTTCAAAAAGTTGTTATTTTGATTTTTTAAATAAAAAGCTAATAAAAGATGAAGAAGAAGTGAAACTTACAAATAAAGAGTTAGATTTATTATGTTTATTATGTGAATGTAATAACCAAACAGTTACTTATGAAACTATACAAGCAATTGTTTGGAATGACTCTTTTATGAGCGAAGATGCAATTCGTTCGGTTGCTAGAAATTTAAGAAAAAAACTTCCAGTAAAATGTTTGGAAAATCTTTCTAAAATAGGTTATAAAATAGTTACTATAGATTAG
- a CDS encoding YhdH/YhfP family quinone oxidoreductase, which translates to MKAFIVEKIEDKKFISGIKEVEIPAIQENEVLIKTTYSSLNYKDALSSVGNPGVTKNFPHITGIDVAGIIEKSNSTEFEVGEKVLVTGYDLGMNTNGGHSEYVKVPASWVVKMPQNISDKEIMTYGTAGLTAALSVNELLKNDITSGNILVTGATGGVGSIAVSILNKLGFNVTAISGKEEKIDFLKSIGASEVILRKDFDVQNKRPMGSEKYDAVIDTVGGNILAEALKQIKYDGVATCCGLTSSFELITNVFPFILRGVRLIGIDSVECKKEKKVAAWEKISNEFKIDNLDELTTQIDLDEIKEALNSLLAGNAVGRYLVKIS; encoded by the coding sequence ATGAAAGCATTTATAGTAGAAAAAATAGAAGATAAAAAATTTATATCAGGTATAAAAGAAGTTGAAATTCCAGCAATACAAGAGAATGAAGTTTTAATAAAAACTACTTATTCATCTTTAAATTATAAAGATGCTCTAAGTTCAGTTGGAAATCCAGGTGTTACAAAAAACTTTCCACATATTACAGGAATTGATGTGGCAGGTATAATTGAAAAGTCAAATTCTACTGAGTTTGAAGTAGGTGAAAAAGTTCTAGTAACTGGATATGATTTAGGGATGAACACAAATGGTGGACATTCTGAATATGTGAAAGTTCCTGCATCTTGGGTAGTTAAAATGCCTCAAAATATTAGTGATAAAGAGATTATGACTTATGGAACAGCTGGATTAACAGCTGCTTTAAGTGTAAATGAGCTTTTAAAAAATGATATTACAAGTGGAAATATTTTAGTTACTGGTGCAACTGGTGGAGTGGGAAGCATCGCTGTTTCAATCTTAAATAAATTGGGATTTAACGTAACTGCAATATCAGGGAAAGAAGAGAAAATTGATTTTTTAAAATCTATTGGTGCAAGTGAAGTAATTTTAAGAAAAGATTTTGATGTGCAAAATAAAAGACCCATGGGAAGTGAAAAGTATGACGCTGTAATTGATACAGTTGGAGGAAATATTTTAGCTGAGGCTTTAAAACAAATAAAATATGATGGAGTTGCTACTTGTTGTGGATTAACTTCATCTTTTGAATTAATCACAAATGTCTTTCCATTTATTTTAAGAGGAGTTAGATTAATAGGAATTGATTCAGTTGAGTGTAAAAAAGAGAAAAAAGTAGCAGCTTGGGAAAAAATATCTAATGAATTTAAAATTGATAACTTAGATGAATTAACAACTCAAATAGATTTAGATGAAATTAAAGAGGCTTTAAATTCTTTATTAGCAGGTAATGCAGTTGGTAGGTACTTAGTGAAAATTTCATAA
- a CDS encoding winged helix-turn-helix transcriptional regulator: protein MSENNEDLKVEKCPVETALDVLAGKWKILILWYLRSETKRFNELQKLLPRTTQKMLIQKLRELEEDGIIHREVYPVVPPKVEYSLTKYGETLKPIIKQLYLWGEIHKERVNK from the coding sequence ATGAGTGAGAATAATGAAGATTTAAAAGTAGAAAAATGTCCAGTTGAAACAGCCTTAGATGTACTTGCAGGAAAGTGGAAGATATTGATTTTATGGTATTTACGAAGTGAAACAAAAAGATTTAATGAACTTCAAAAACTTCTTCCAAGAACAACTCAAAAGATGTTAATTCAAAAATTAAGAGAGCTAGAAGAGGATGGAATTATTCACAGAGAAGTTTATCCAGTAGTTCCTCCAAAAGTGGAATACTCTTTGACAAAATATGGAGAAACTCTAAAACCAATAATAAAACAACTATATCTTTGGGGAGAAATCCATAAAGAAAGAGTTAACAAATAA